In one window of Chryseobacterium phocaeense DNA:
- a CDS encoding DUF1896 domain-containing protein → MDTQQKDLSYFRLRLQELLNTSFPEKANDQKFVEQRSSWAANAYEGAFSSGNAIEQCNEIANYILFEGLHFSKFDTVFQVVCNEFDTIMADEELRPFSLKMFPVCEPVFSGYELTDDFAYGYEFDLLYTEITGTIAIWIEENGLQ, encoded by the coding sequence ATGGATACACAGCAAAAAGACCTATCGTATTTCAGGTTACGATTACAAGAATTATTAAATACCAGCTTCCCCGAAAAAGCAAACGACCAAAAATTTGTTGAGCAACGTTCTTCGTGGGCTGCCAATGCCTACGAGGGGGCTTTTAGTTCGGGAAACGCTATTGAGCAATGCAACGAAATAGCCAATTACATACTTTTTGAGGGCTTGCATTTCTCCAAATTCGATACCGTGTTTCAGGTGGTATGCAATGAGTTTGATACCATAATGGCAGATGAGGAACTGCGACCGTTCTCCCTTAAAATGTTTCCTGTTTGCGAGCCTGTTTTCTCCGGCTATGAACTAACCGATGATTTCGCATACGGTTATGAGTTTGACCTGCTCTATACCGAAATAACCGGAACCATCGCAATATGGATAGAGGAAAATGGGCTTCAGTAA
- a CDS encoding heavy-metal-associated domain-containing protein: protein MENKNLQFKTNINCGGCVASVKPHLDNADGICHWEVDTTNKDKVLTVKSEGMTEQEIIDTVKKAGFTIEPLIKK, encoded by the coding sequence ATGGAAAATAAAAATCTTCAATTCAAAACAAATATTAATTGTGGTGGTTGCGTAGCATCAGTAAAACCACATTTGGATAATGCTGATGGCATCTGTCATTGGGAAGTGGACACAACAAATAAAGACAAAGTATTGACCGTGAAATCGGAAGGAATGACCGAACAGGAAATTATAGATACGGTTAAGAAAGCAGGCTTTACAATAGAACCACTAATCAAAAAATAA
- a CDS encoding DUF305 domain-containing protein, protein MESMKNQHGMQHTHKSEENNSNHSLAMYKRFAVMAVAMFVAMYFIMYAMIDGLNNLIPNINNLYMTLLMVSAMLIIELLIMKGMYQNKKINWAVITVSLAIGIFSWFGIREQINVGDKQFVKGMIPHHAAAVLMSEKAKLTDPELIELQKNILETQAKEIEFMKRKLKEFENK, encoded by the coding sequence ATGGAAAGTATGAAAAACCAACACGGAATGCAACATACCCACAAGAGTGAAGAAAATAATTCCAATCATTCTTTGGCAATGTACAAACGCTTTGCTGTAATGGCTGTTGCAATGTTTGTAGCTATGTATTTTATTATGTATGCTATGATTGACGGATTGAATAATCTTATCCCAAACATCAACAATTTATATATGACGCTGCTAATGGTTTCAGCAATGTTGATTATTGAATTATTGATAATGAAAGGAATGTATCAAAACAAAAAAATCAATTGGGCTGTAATTACAGTTTCTCTTGCGATTGGTATCTTCTCGTGGTTTGGCATTAGGGAGCAAATAAATGTGGGCGATAAGCAATTTGTAAAAGGGATGATACCGCATCACGCAGCAGCGGTATTAATGTCCGAAAAAGCTAAGCTTACCGATCCCGAATTAATTGAGCTACAAAAAAACATACTCGAAACACAAGCAAAGGAAATCGAATTTATGAAGCGAAAGCTGAAAGAATTTGAAAACAAGTAA
- a CDS encoding heavy metal translocating P-type ATPase, with amino-acid sequence MATNNKETIYLPLEDVESEHCALIVEKGLAQVKGIATHKVELNNRRAAITVDNSEAIGEAVKAIKDLGYGVSTIKNTFPVIGMTCASCASSAESIVKHQEGVINASVNFATGNLTVEYLPNMTDASKLQKAVQSIGYDLLIEEENKQQETLETIHAEKFQKLKTKTVWAITLSLPVVVIAMFFMDIPYANQIMWAFSTPVVLWLGRDFFINAWKQTKHRSANMDTLVALSTGIAYLFSVFNMLFADFWHQRGLHAHVYFEAAAVIVAFILLGKLLEEKAKGNTSSAIKKLMGLQPKTVIVIQTDGTEKQTAIEDVNAGDVILVKPGEKIAVDGMVTSGSSYVDESMLSGEPVPVLKKENEKVFAGTINQKGSFQFKAVKVGKETMLAHIIKMVQDAQGSKAPVQKLVDKIAGIFVPVVIGIAILAFILWFVLGGDNGIVQGLLAAVTVLVIACPCALGLATPTAIMVGVGKGAEKGILIKDAESLELAKKVDAIILDKTGTITEGRPEVTGVQWLNNDDASKDILLSIEKQSEHPLAEAVVKHLDRAAIITLTQFDSITGKGAKADHNNETYFVGNKKLLAENNITIAEQLQKQANEWGKQSKTVIWFADSKQALSVLAISDKIKETSVEAIRQMQEMGIDLYMLTGDNEATAKAIAEQTGIKHYKAEVLPQHKADFVKELQSKGKVVAMVGDGINDSTALATADVSIAMGKGSDIAMDVAKMTIISSDLTKIPQAIKLSKQTVATIKQNLFWAFIYNLIGIPIAAGILYPINGFLLNPMIAGAAMALSSVSVVTNSLRLKWKK; translated from the coding sequence ATGGCAACGAATAATAAAGAAACCATTTATCTTCCTTTGGAAGATGTAGAAAGTGAACATTGTGCATTAATCGTTGAAAAAGGATTAGCACAGGTTAAAGGTATCGCAACCCACAAAGTAGAGCTGAATAACCGCAGGGCAGCTATCACGGTAGATAATAGCGAAGCAATAGGCGAAGCGGTTAAAGCTATCAAAGACTTAGGTTATGGTGTTTCCACCATAAAAAATACATTTCCAGTAATAGGTATGACCTGTGCCTCTTGTGCGAGCAGTGCCGAAAGCATTGTAAAGCATCAGGAGGGCGTTATAAATGCCTCCGTAAACTTTGCTACGGGAAACCTTACCGTTGAATACCTGCCTAATATGACCGATGCTTCAAAATTGCAAAAGGCGGTACAGTCAATTGGGTACGATTTGTTGATTGAGGAAGAAAATAAGCAGCAGGAAACATTAGAAACTATCCACGCTGAAAAGTTCCAAAAGCTAAAGACCAAAACCGTATGGGCTATTACCCTGTCATTGCCTGTTGTAGTGATAGCAATGTTCTTTATGGATATACCTTATGCCAATCAAATTATGTGGGCATTTTCTACACCTGTTGTATTGTGGTTGGGCAGGGATTTTTTTATCAATGCCTGGAAGCAGACAAAACATCGTTCAGCCAATATGGATACATTGGTAGCATTGAGTACAGGTATCGCCTACCTGTTCAGTGTATTCAATATGTTGTTTGCCGACTTTTGGCATCAAAGAGGATTACACGCCCACGTATATTTTGAAGCAGCAGCCGTAATTGTCGCATTTATTCTGTTAGGAAAATTACTGGAAGAAAAAGCCAAAGGCAATACCTCTTCAGCAATAAAAAAACTAATGGGCTTACAACCTAAAACCGTTATTGTGATACAAACGGACGGAACGGAAAAACAGACCGCTATTGAGGATGTAAACGCAGGCGACGTTATCCTTGTAAAGCCGGGCGAGAAAATTGCCGTTGATGGTATGGTTACTTCGGGCAGTTCTTACGTGGATGAAAGTATGTTGAGTGGCGAGCCTGTACCTGTACTGAAAAAAGAAAACGAAAAAGTATTTGCAGGAACTATTAACCAAAAAGGAAGTTTCCAGTTCAAAGCGGTTAAAGTGGGAAAAGAAACAATGCTTGCCCATATCATCAAAATGGTGCAGGACGCACAAGGAAGCAAAGCACCTGTACAAAAATTGGTGGATAAGATTGCGGGTATCTTTGTTCCGGTTGTGATAGGGATTGCCATTCTCGCATTTATCCTATGGTTTGTTTTAGGAGGCGATAACGGGATTGTTCAGGGGCTATTGGCAGCCGTTACGGTATTGGTTATTGCTTGTCCCTGTGCTTTGGGATTGGCTACACCTACGGCTATAATGGTTGGCGTTGGCAAAGGTGCTGAAAAAGGTATTTTGATAAAAGATGCCGAAAGTTTAGAATTAGCCAAAAAAGTTGATGCCATTATTTTAGATAAAACAGGAACAATTACAGAGGGTAGACCAGAGGTAACAGGCGTTCAATGGCTGAATAATGATGATGCGTCCAAAGACATTTTATTAAGCATTGAAAAGCAATCCGAACACCCATTGGCAGAAGCAGTAGTAAAACACTTGGACAGAGCAGCAATCATAACCTTAACACAATTTGACAGTATCACAGGTAAAGGAGCAAAAGCCGACCATAATAACGAAACATATTTTGTAGGCAATAAAAAACTGTTGGCAGAAAATAACATTACTATTGCGGAACAATTACAAAAGCAAGCCAATGAATGGGGCAAACAATCAAAAACTGTTATTTGGTTTGCCGACAGCAAACAGGCACTTTCCGTATTAGCCATATCAGACAAGATTAAAGAAACATCGGTAGAAGCCATCCGCCAAATGCAGGAAATGGGCATTGACCTGTATATGCTGACAGGCGACAACGAAGCTACAGCCAAAGCCATTGCGGAGCAAACAGGCATTAAGCATTACAAAGCAGAAGTATTGCCACAGCACAAAGCAGATTTTGTAAAAGAATTACAAAGTAAAGGTAAAGTAGTGGCAATGGTTGGGGACGGTATTAATGACAGTACCGCTTTGGCAACAGCCGATGTGAGTATAGCAATGGGCAAAGGTTCGGACATTGCAATGGACGTCGCCAAAATGACCATCATTTCATCAGACCTGACTAAAATACCGCAGGCAATAAAATTGTCAAAACAAACCGTAGCCACCATTAAGCAAAATCTGTTTTGGGCATTTATCTATAATTTAATAGGTATTCCCATTGCGGCAGGTATTCTCTATCCGATAAACGGTTTCCTATTAAACCCGATGATTGCAGGTGCAGCAATGGCATTGAGTAGCGTGAGTGTAGTAACTAACAGCTTGCGGTTGAAGTGGAAAAAGTAA
- a CDS encoding DUF3347 domain-containing protein, which produces MKNIFFSIIALATVATITVSCNQSSNKNSTQQANDSTGVSETKDLSSAVQNDTVATVTSTDMSSQKEEKSTVKEQAQNFTITPIIKDYLALKNALVADNDKAAANAGKQLFATLKKVDMKTIPASKHKEFMDVFENAKENAEHIGDNAGKIDHQREHLASLSKDVSDLIALFGTTQKLYQDYCPMYNDGKGAVWISEAKAIKNPYYGSQMLTCGSVKKEF; this is translated from the coding sequence ATGAAAAATATATTTTTCTCCATCATCGCATTGGCAACGGTTGCAACAATAACAGTTTCGTGCAATCAGTCTTCCAATAAAAATAGCACCCAACAGGCTAATGATAGCACCGGAGTATCAGAAACTAAGGATTTATCATCAGCGGTACAAAATGATACTGTAGCTACTGTTACTTCAACAGATATGTCTTCTCAGAAAGAGGAAAAGTCCACTGTAAAGGAACAAGCACAAAACTTTACAATCACACCGATAATTAAGGATTATTTGGCTTTGAAAAATGCACTCGTTGCTGATAATGATAAAGCAGCTGCAAATGCTGGAAAACAACTTTTTGCTACTTTAAAGAAGGTGGATATGAAAACCATACCTGCCAGCAAGCATAAGGAGTTTATGGATGTTTTCGAAAATGCTAAGGAAAATGCAGAACACATTGGCGACAATGCTGGTAAAATAGACCACCAGAGAGAGCATTTAGCATCGTTAAGTAAAGACGTTTCCGACCTTATCGCATTGTTTGGAACAACTCAAAAATTATATCAGGACTATTGCCCAATGTACAATGATGGCAAAGGTGCAGTTTGGATTAGCGAAGCTAAAGCAATAAAAAATCCGTATTACGGTAGTCAGATGCTTACCTGCGGTTCTGTAAAAAAAGAATTTTAA
- a CDS encoding helix-turn-helix domain-containing protein yields the protein MNTLFIKNMVCNRCIMVVQNELDKLGLTVKKIKLGEVTLDKEITPEEKNNLDKVLIPLGFELIDDKKSRIIEKIKNIIIDLVHHQDNDTKSNLSDVLSSQLHHDYNYLSNLFSEVEGITIEKYFIAQKVEKVKELLVYDELSLSEIAFRLNYSSVAYLSNQFKKVTGLTPSYFKQIKEGKRKPLDKL from the coding sequence ATGAATACACTCTTTATTAAAAATATGGTTTGCAACCGCTGTATTATGGTGGTGCAAAATGAATTGGATAAATTAGGTTTGACTGTAAAAAAAATCAAACTTGGAGAGGTAACATTGGATAAAGAGATTACACCAGAAGAAAAAAATAATTTAGATAAGGTTTTAATTCCATTGGGCTTTGAACTCATTGACGATAAAAAAAGCCGCATCATTGAAAAGATAAAAAATATAATTATTGACCTTGTGCATCATCAGGACAATGACACCAAATCCAATCTTTCAGATGTATTAAGTAGTCAATTGCACCACGATTATAATTACCTATCCAATCTCTTTTCGGAGGTGGAGGGTATTACTATTGAAAAATACTTTATTGCCCAAAAAGTAGAAAAAGTAAAAGAGCTGTTGGTATATGATGAACTGTCTTTGAGTGAAATTGCCTTTCGTCTGAACTATTCGAGTGTAGCCTATTTAAGCAACCAGTTCAAAAAAGTAACAGGACTGACACCGAGCTATTTCAAACAAATAAAAGAAGGTAAAAGAAAGCCGTTGGATAAATTGTAA
- a CDS encoding DUF3347 domain-containing protein, giving the protein MKSLSKIVMVIVVLLSSVNSFAQIKNAKTETVKVYGNCGMCKATIEKAGNVNKVASVEWNKDTKMATLNYDDKKTNQDEILKRIALAGYDSEKFLAPDDVYAKLPGCCQYSRELKPVAKSNDAGMHMKNEHANHNQSDMAKKNTAETQNATQLKAVFDNYFSVKDALVKTDAGTSSAKAAELAKAIKAVEMAKLSTDEHTTWMKVMKDLTVNAEKISTSKDVAKQRETFALLSKNMYELAKASKQETPVYYQHCPMYNNGKGANWLSKEEAVKNPYYGSQMLTCGSVQETIK; this is encoded by the coding sequence ATGAAATCATTATCAAAAATAGTGATGGTAATCGTTGTATTACTATCGTCAGTAAACAGTTTCGCACAAATCAAGAATGCGAAAACAGAAACCGTAAAAGTTTATGGCAATTGCGGTATGTGTAAAGCCACTATCGAAAAAGCAGGAAACGTGAATAAGGTAGCCAGTGTAGAATGGAATAAAGATACCAAAATGGCTACGCTCAACTATGATGATAAAAAAACAAATCAGGATGAAATATTGAAACGAATTGCTTTGGCTGGTTACGATAGCGAAAAATTTTTAGCACCTGATGATGTTTATGCTAAACTTCCTGGATGTTGCCAGTACAGCAGAGAATTAAAGCCAGTCGCAAAATCTAATGATGCGGGTATGCATATGAAAAATGAACACGCCAACCATAACCAAAGCGATATGGCTAAAAAAAATACCGCTGAAACGCAAAATGCAACACAACTTAAAGCCGTTTTCGACAATTATTTTTCAGTGAAAGATGCTTTGGTAAAAACTGATGCAGGTACTTCATCGGCAAAAGCTGCCGAATTGGCAAAAGCTATCAAAGCGGTAGAAATGGCAAAACTTTCTACTGACGAACATACAACTTGGATGAAAGTAATGAAAGACTTGACAGTAAATGCCGAAAAAATTTCCACTTCTAAAGATGTTGCAAAACAAAGAGAAACATTCGCTTTGCTTTCCAAGAATATGTACGAATTAGCTAAGGCATCAAAACAAGAAACACCTGTTTACTATCAGCATTGCCCAATGTATAACAATGGTAAAGGTGCAAATTGGTTAAGCAAAGAAGAAGCAGTTAAAAATCCATATTACGGTTCTCAAATGCTTACTTGTGGCAGTGTACAAGAAACTATTAAATAA
- a CDS encoding heme-binding domain-containing protein, whose product MNRVLKIILAIVLFIFIAIQFYQPALNVDKGQVYTTDFTQFYKMPVQVKAMFQTSCYDCHSNNTNYVWYDYIQPARALVESHIKNAKEDLNFNEWGTYSNRKQERLLNSIKEQIETKQMPLSSYTLMHKDAKLNDEQIKTLTDWLKEQE is encoded by the coding sequence ATGAACAGAGTATTAAAGATAATATTAGCAATAGTGCTGTTTATTTTTATTGCAATTCAATTTTATCAGCCTGCCCTTAATGTAGATAAAGGGCAGGTTTACACAACAGATTTTACCCAATTCTATAAAATGCCTGTTCAAGTAAAAGCGATGTTTCAAACCTCTTGCTACGATTGCCATAGCAACAATACCAACTATGTTTGGTACGATTACATACAGCCCGCAAGAGCATTGGTAGAGAGCCATATCAAAAACGCAAAAGAAGATTTGAATTTCAATGAATGGGGTACATACTCAAATAGGAAACAAGAAAGATTATTAAACTCAATCAAAGAACAAATAGAAACGAAGCAAATGCCCCTGTCCTCATATACACTGATGCACAAAGATGCAAAACTGAATGACGAGCAAATCAAAACATTAACCGACTGGCTAAAAGAACAGGAATAA